The region TGTGCGGTTCCAGAGCGTTGTAATCGTAGGGCAGTTTGGGAAGTTCAAAAGCCATATTCAGTTTCTCCTTTCGGCAGAGCTAAGGGATATTTCTGCCTGTTCCTTTCCAGTGTAGACCCGCAGAGGGCCTGAGGGCCAGGAGCTTTCAGGGAGGCTTAAGCCTGCAAAGAAGAATGCCGCCGGGGCAGTGCGCTATGGTAGGCAGCGTGACCACCGAAGCTGGACCCCAGGGCAGTCGGGCTGCCATTCGCCTTCTCCAGGGCTACCTCTGGCACCCCCGCGAACTGGGCATTGATCTGGACGCTTACCTGCCGCGCGAGCTGGACGAGGCCAACGTCCTGTGGGATGAGATTGAGCCGCCTTTCGCCTTTTTTGATAACGGTGAGCCGGCAGCCGGGCAGCTGTTTTATCAGTTCACGGTGCTGCGGGTATATGACGAGCGCCCCAGCGCCGAGGAACTGCACCGCGACGCCCAGGCGGCCAGCCAGGCGCTGGACCCCCTGCTGCAGGCCACCCCTGCCGGGCTGGGCTGGCAACTGATGGAAGACCTGCGGGAACTCTGAGATGCGCTGGCTGGACCTGCTGACCGAGGGCGACCCCCATCCCCGCCGCTTTGACGGGCCGGAGAGCCTGCGCAGTTACCTGCTGAAGATCGAGCGTCTGGACGCCGAGGCTGCCGAGCAGCTGCTGGCTAAAGGCCGGATAGACCCTCCCCTCCACCGCCGGGGGCTGCGGGTGCAGCCTTTTCCTGCAGAGCCAGAGCGTGACACCTCTACGCATGAGTCCGGCGCATGACGGCTGAATATCTCACCCTGCTGTCCGAGCCACCGGCCGAATGGTGGGCCGAGCTGGAAGCGCAGGGAGAGCGCAGTGATGTCTGTGTGCAGCGGCGGGCCGGCGAAAGCGCGGGGCAACCCTGCTGGCGCCTGACTCTGCAAGGCGAAGCGGAGCAGGTAGGGCAGCTGCGAACCTGGGCGGTGCGCCGCTGCTGGGAACTGGGCCTGAAACTCTT is a window of Deinococcus sp. Marseille-Q6407 DNA encoding:
- a CDS encoding DUF3208 domain-containing protein; the encoded protein is MVGSVTTEAGPQGSRAAIRLLQGYLWHPRELGIDLDAYLPRELDEANVLWDEIEPPFAFFDNGEPAAGQLFYQFTVLRVYDERPSAEELHRDAQAASQALDPLLQATPAGLGWQLMEDLREL